The Clostridium sp. AWRP genome has a window encoding:
- a CDS encoding sensor domain-containing diguanylate cyclase, with amino-acid sequence MLTPLSDEYNQLKSEYEGYQKMAEGIIQKQSMKIIELDKKLDMLSLIVQISQYINKRIGRGEIVSIINDIMIGILGVTYSSVYLLENRKLQLKSTNLPSTKHHFSIIDYNKGNISSLNTSIVNCIDNIYIYDNIQIHSSILMPIYLKDNLLGVIVVEHHIYNYLNNEHVKLLTALTNQIAICIENNKLYNKIKQNSQKDFLTGLFNRNYFFSVIKEKVKNCGKGFAIVMIDIDDFKSFNDRFGHQYGDRVLRKVSDIIKDSIREEDMVARYGGEEIIIYMYNVTDSMSVYERMINIGNLIKMKAVEYNEASSYVTVSMGIAVCTNKNKDVEGAIRRADMNLYRAKNSGKNKVVY; translated from the coding sequence ATGTTGACGCCATTATCAGATGAATATAATCAACTTAAAAGTGAGTATGAAGGTTATCAAAAGATGGCTGAAGGAATTATACAAAAACAAAGCATGAAGATTATAGAGTTAGATAAGAAGCTGGATATGTTGTCTCTGATAGTTCAGATAAGTCAGTATATAAACAAGAGAATAGGTAGAGGAGAAATAGTTTCTATAATAAATGATATAATGATAGGAATTCTAGGGGTAACTTATTCAAGCGTATATCTTTTAGAGAATAGAAAACTTCAATTAAAATCTACAAATTTGCCTAGTACAAAGCATCATTTTAGTATTATCGATTACAACAAAGGAAATATAAGTAGTCTAAATACTAGTATAGTAAATTGTATTGATAATATATATATATATGATAATATTCAAATTCACTCTTCCATACTCATGCCTATATATTTAAAAGATAATCTTTTAGGGGTTATTGTGGTTGAACACCATATATATAACTATTTAAATAACGAACATGTGAAGTTATTAACTGCACTTACTAATCAAATAGCCATATGTATAGAGAATAATAAACTTTATAATAAAATAAAACAAAATTCTCAAAAGGATTTTTTAACAGGGTTATTTAACAGAAATTATTTTTTCTCGGTGATAAAAGAAAAAGTAAAAAACTGCGGTAAAGGCTTTGCTATTGTAATGATTGACATTGACGATTTTAAAAGTTTTAATGATAGATTTGGACATCAATATGGAGATAGGGTTTTGAGAAAAGTAAGTGATATAATAAAAGATAGTATAAGGGAGGAAGACATGGTAGCTAGATATGGGGGAGAAGAGATTATAATATATATGTATAATGTTACAGATTCCATGTCTGTATATGAGAGAATGATAAATATAGGAAATCTTATAAAAATGAAAGCTGTAGAGTATAATGAAGCTTCGTCTTATGTAACGGTTTCAATGGGTATAGCAGTATGTACAAATAAGAATAAAGATGTTGAAGGTGCAATAAGAAGGGCTGATATGAACTTGTACAGAGCAAAAAATTCTGGAAAGAATAAAGTGGTTTATTAA